The following DNA comes from Pseudomonadota bacterium.
GGACACCCCGGCCGACGAGCTGTTCTTCAAAAACCGCCGACTGAACAACATCGTCCTCATCAAGGAGCCGAACATGGCGGTCGGCGGCGATCCATTCAATGCGCCCTTGCCGATCCGCACCAAGGTGTTCATCCCGTACAATCTGGAGAACCCCTACGAGGGTGGGGAATCGAAGTTCACCGATGAAGAAGGCATCGAGTCGGCGCTCGAATACTTCACCGGCATGAACCGCAAGCTGGACCCGGTCTTCAAGGACGATTTCCGCAAGATCAAGGTCCTGGAGCAGATGCCCTCCCTCGACCCGTTCCTGTTGCGCGACAAGCTCACCCTCGAGCGGATCACCACCAGCCACCGCTACTTCAACTTGAGCGAAGAGGAGTGGAACAACATCCGCGGCCATATCCGCGAAAAGTTCTTCCTCATGTGCCAGTTCGCCACCGACGGCCGGGCCACCGCGGACAAGGTCGACCTGCTCGTCGACAAGATCTGGGATGGCCGCGACCTGCAGGCGCTGGCGCCGATGCTGGCCGCCTTCAACCTGCCGCCTGACCAGGCGCCGGAGCTGTTCTATTCCTGGAAGGGCATCAGCTTCTTCAACTACGAGTTCACCAAGAACACCGCTAATGTCCGCGCCTTCTCCCATTGGCTGAACACGACCACGCCGCGCGGTGCCGCCGACCGCACGATGGGCCAGGAGATCGACCGCGACCGCGACGCAATCAAGGCCAAGCTCCGGGTCGCCTTAAGCGAGACCATCTCGACCTTGAACGAGTTCAACAACAGCTTCGACCTCCTGTTCAAGAAGCGGGAGACGGCGAAGAACTTCGTCGACTTCATGGGCAGCTCGCGCAAGCATTTCTGGCGGCTCGGCAACCATTTGAACGGCATCTACCACGCGGTCTCGCTGTTCAAGGCCTTTACCCGGCGGGCACCCGAGCAGCGGCTCGATGCGCAGAATCTGACCCGGCTGCTCGGGATCATCCACGAGATCTTGTAAGGCAAGCCATGGCCGAGGCCCCGATCGTCGGAATCCTGATGGGCAGCCAGTCGGATTGGGCGACCCTCAAGCATGCGGCCGAGCTGTTGAGCCAGCTCGGCGTCGCCCATGAGCGGCGGATCGTCTCGGCGCATCGCACGCCGAAGCGGCTTTATGCCTATGCCGAAGGGGCGAGAGCGCGCGGCCTCAAGGTGATCGTCGCCGGCGCCGGCGGTGCCGCGCATCTGCCGGGGATGGTGGCGGCGCTCACCACGCTGCCGGTCCTCGGCGTTCCGGTGGAAAGCCAGGCGCTGAAGGGCATGGACAGCCTGTTGTCGATCGTGCAGATGCCGGCGGGCGTGCCGGTGGGCACGCTGGCGATCGGCAAGGCCGGCGCCATCAACGCGGCCCTCCTCGCCGCTTCGATCATCGGGCTCGGCGATGAGCGCATCGCCGCTGCGGTCGAGGCGTGGCGCCGGCAACGCACCGAAGAGGTGGCCGAGGCTCCCCGGGACGACGCTTGAAGAAGCCGCCAGGCTCTAGCCCGCTCCCGCCCGGCTCCACCATCGGCATGCTGGGCGGCGGCCAGCTCGGACGGATGACCGCACTCGCGGCCGCCAGACTCGGCTACAAGCTGCACGTCTTCTCTCCGGAGCCGGACGGTCCCGCAGCGCAGGTCGCCCACCGCTCGACCGTCGCCGCCTATGATGACGAGGACGCGCTGGAGGCATTCGCACGTGCCGTCGATGTGGTGACGCTCGAATTCGAGAATCTGCCGCCAGCCGCCCTCGAGCTCATCCAGCGCATCGTGCCGGTGCACCCCTCGGCCCAGGTGCTGCGGGTGACCCAAGACCGGCTGGAGGAGAAGACCTTCGCCCGCCGCCTCGGCATCGAGACGGCACCGTTCGCCGGCGTCGACAGCCAGGGCGATCTGGAGAAGGCGGTGGCGATGATCGCGCCTCCGGCGATCTTGAAGACCAGGCGCTTCGGCTATGACGGCAAGGGCCAGGCACGGCTCGAGCGACGGGAGGATGCGGCACGGGCTTGGCGCGCCATCGGCGAGGCGCCCGCCATCCTGGAGGGATTCGTCGACTTCGCCCTCGAGCTCTCGGTCATCGTCGCCCGCGGCCAGGACGGCGCCGTCAGGGCCTATCCCGCGGTCGAGAACCGGCACTGCCATCACATCCTGGCGACCACGATCGCGCCTGCCGCCATTCCGGCGGCAGCGGCAAAGGAGGCCGAGCGCATCGCGGTGGCGCTCGCCCAGGGCTTGGATGTGGTCGGCCTCCTCGCGGTCGAGATGTTCATGACCCCAGACGGACGCGTGCTCATGAACGAGATGGCGCCCAGACCGCACAACTCCGGGCATTGGACCATCGATGCCTGCCCCACCAGCCAATTCGAGCAGCTGGTGCGCGTCGCCGCCGGCTTGCCGCTCGGCCCGGTCGAGCCTTACACGCCCGCCCTGATGACCAACCTCATCGGCCACGACGTCGATGCCTGGCCGCGTCTCGTCGCCGATCCCACCGCGCGGCTCCACCTCTACGGCAAGGCCGAAGTGAGGCCGGGCCGCAAGATGGGCCACGTTACCCGGCTGAAGCGGCAGCCTTGAGGGTTCTGGCGCTGCCCGGACGCCACGGCAGATTTGCCGAAATAGCAAAATTCAGGCAAAATTAGCGACCTAGGCGCTGAGCTTACGACGTCGCCGAAGCTGCGCGGCGCCCGGAGGGGGAAACATGCTGGTCATTGTCGGTTGGGTGATCGTGATCATCAGCATCTTGGCCGGCTACCTGGGCGAGGGTGGCCATATGGCCGCGCTGGCTCAGCCCTTCGAGCTCCTGATCATCGGCGGCTCGGCGATCGGCACCTTCATCGTCGCGAACAACGTGTCGATCATCAAGGCGACCGTCGCCTCCGTCAGCGCCGCCTTCAAGGGCAGCAAATACAAGAAAGAGGACTACATCGAGCTGTTGAGCCTGATGTACGCCATCTTCAAGCTCGCCAAGACCAAGGGCATGCTCGCGATCGAGAGCCATGTCGAGCGCCCGGAGGAGAGCTCGCTCTTTCAGCAATTCCCGAATTTCGCCGCCCAGCACCATGCCGTCGAGTTCCTTTGCGATTATCTTCGCATGATGACCTTGGGCACCGACAATCCCAATGAGATGGAGACGCTGATCGACTCCGAGATCGACGCGCACCATTCCGACGCGCTGCTGCCCTCGTCCGCAGTGCAGACGGTGGCCGACGCGGCCCCGGCGCTCGGCATCGTCGCCGCCGTCATGGGCGTCGTCATCACCATGGGTTCGATCACCGAGCCGCCGGAGGTGCTGGGCCACCTCATCGGCAGCGCGCTGGTCGGCACCTTCTTGGGCGTGCTCATCTCCTACGGCTTCCTCGGCCCGCTCTCCGGCGCGATGAAAAACACGACCGACGCCGACTCGCGCTACTTCCATTGCATGAAGGCGGGCTTGATCGCGCATATGCAGGGCTACGCGCCGGCGGTCAGCGTCGAGTTCGCGCGCAAGGTGCTCTCTGAGGTGGTGCGGCCGACCTTCTACGAAGTGGAAGAAGCCGTCGCCGCCCTGCCGCCGGTCTGAAGTCTAGAGCAGCATCTGGCCAGATGGAATCGCTTTGCGATTTCATCTGGCCAGATGCTGCTCTGCTCTTTGAAAGATAGGGCAATTTCATCCACCGGGATCGGACCGTCCGGTTCGATCCCGGTGGATATTGCCCTAGTCGCTTTCAGCCTTGGCGTTGATCGCCGCCTGCGCGGCTCTCGCATCCTCGGGCCAGCGGTTCTTTAAAAAGGCCAGCACCGCCCAGATCTGCCCATTGGTCAGCGTGAATTCGTAGCCAGGCATCTGGCTCTTGGCCCCAGGGGCGGCGAAGGGCTGGCCGCCATATTTGATGACCTCGAAGAGCAAGCGGTCGGTCACGCGCACGCTGGGCCCGCTCTGGTCGAGGGCCGGCGCCGGGCGGCCGCGTTGGGCGTCGAGGCCCTGTCCCTCCCGGTTGACGCCATGGCAAAAGGCGCAGTGCTCCCGGTAGAGGTTGGCGCCCATGGAAACTTGCGCGGGATTCAGCGGATCGGCCGATTTGGCTTTGCCGGCCACGTAACGGTCCCATGCCATCCAGGCCGCCGCGATGGCGACAGAGAACAGGACCGAGATCATCAGAAATTTGGCTTGGCGGCCGAGGAAGCTGCCGGCCTCGTGCTTTGCCTCCACCTCCACCAGGACACGACGCCGGCGCGGCGCATAGCGCCGCCCGCTGCCGGGTTTTTGTCCGCCTGTCGGCGGGTGCTTGCGGAGATCGGGTGGGTCGGCAGGCATCGGCGCGATTATACGTCAAAGGCGGGCTCCGACCGAACCGGTCGCATCACCGGCCCGCTCAGCGCGAGCGTCCAGCGGCGCGGCGAACGCGGCGAAGCGCGTCCGGCAGCTCGGTGAACAGCCGGCCGATGCGCCCGAAGGTCTGCGGTACCTTCATGACATCGGCCAAGCGCCGCTCGAGAAACGCCCAGCTATCGGCTTGGCCCGGCGAGCGATCCTCCAGCCAGTACATGAGCGTCGCCGCATAGACGCCGGCCAGAAGCGCACGCTTGGTGTAGAAGTTGTAGTCGGTCGCGGTGTCGCCGGCGGCGTACCAGATCGCATCGACGGTGCGATAGAGGAGCTTGAAGGCGAGGCCGAGATAGGGCGGCAATGCCAGAAACCCGACCGCCCGCTTCACCGCCTCGCGATGGGGTGCCACCGCCTCGAGGCGGAGCCGGATCGCGGTCTGGATTCGCTCGCGGACCTTGAGGAGGGCGAGGTTGCGGGAGGCCAGCGCCTCCAGCATCCGCCGGTCGGCCAGATCGACGAAATGCCCGACGAGATCGGCGGCACCCTCGGGAAAGGCGTTTTCGGCGATGGCGGCGCTGATCTCGAGCGCGGCCGCCCCCCGGCTGAGCGCGGTCAAGGTCCAGCCATCGAAGGGCACATGGGGCAGCGTCGCCTCGATCAGGCGGTCGCGGAGCGTTTCGCTCGCGGCATCGGTCATTTCAATCCTCTGCCGCCATCTGGCCCGGGGAGGGTCCGGGAGGGGGGGATCCTCCCGTCTGTCCGCTCTTCGCGGCCCCGACCCCAAAGTCCACCCCTGGTCTGGGCGCTGCCATGCCCGCCGCCGCCGCCGCCTGGGCTAGCTCCTCGGTGAAGCCGAAGAGCGACATGTCGGTCATGCGCATGGGATAGAGGATGCCGTCCAAATGGTCGAATTCGTGCTGCACCACCCTTGCGTGCCAGCCCGAGGCGAGGCGCTCGATGCGCTCGCCGGTCAAGAGCCAGCCGGAGTAGCGCACCCTCGCAAAGCGCGGCACCACGCCGCGCATGCCCGGAACCGACAGGCAGCCCTCCCAACCCAGCACCGTCTCCTCGCCCAAGGGCTCGATCGTCGGATTGACGATGGCGGTCAGGCCCTGGGGCTGATCTTCCTCCGCACCGGTCGAGCGGCTGGCGGGCACCGTGTAGAGCACCACCCGTTGGGAGACGTGCACCTGCGGGGCGGCAATGCCGGCACCGCCGACCGCGTACATGGTCTCGGTCATGTCCTGGACCAGGCGGGCGATATCCGGGTGGGTGGGGTCCGGCACGTCGGCGGCGCGGGCGCGCAAGACCGGGCTTCCCATCCGGGCGATCGGTAAAATAGCCATGCGCCCCACTATGTGCGCCAAGGCCGGGCCAGGTCAAAGTGCTGTTCGCGGGCCCCCCGGACGCCGGGCGGGACCGTTGCCCATCGGCCACGGGGCCAGGTGCGATTGCGAACAAATGCGATACTGCCCCTTCACAAGCCCCCGGGCCTATGATAGACCGCCGCCTCCTTCTCCGCCTAAATCCATCGCTTGAGCATTGGAGGTCGCTTCCGCCGTGCAAGTTCTCGTCCGCGACAACAACGTCGACCAGGCGCTGCGCGCCCTTAAGAAGAAAATGCAGCGCGAGGGTATCTTCCGCGAGATGAAGCTGCGCCGGAACTATGAGAAGCCATCGGAGAAGCGGGCACGCGAGCGCGCGGAGTCGGTCCGGCGCTACCGCAAGCTCCTGCGCAAGCGCATGGAGCGCGAAGGTTACTGAGCCGGAGCCTGAGAGAGATGCATTCGGGCCGTCCGCATCGCGGGCGGCCTTTTCGTTTCCGGAGGCACCGATGCCGGGCGTGGTAGGCGGCGCGGGGCAGATCCGCCTGGTGGCGCCGGAACCGCGCCATGCCGAGGCGTGGATGAGCTGGCGCAACGATCCGACGACGCTCCGCTTCATGGCCGGCAAGGTGCAAAGCCTGGAGCGCCTGGTGGCCCGCCTGCAAGCGGTCAAAACCGACCTCGCCGACCGCGGCGGACGCCTCTACCGCTGGATGGCCGTGGTCAAGGACGTGCCCATCGGCACCGTCTCCTTGAGCGACCCCGATTGGACCCACGGCCATGCCGAGATCGGCTATCTCGTTGCCCCGGAGCTGCGCGGCCGCGGTGTCGGCTCGCGCATGGTCAGCCTCGCGATCGAGCGGGCCTTCGCCGGCGGCCTCTACCGGCTGATCGCAATCATCCACGAGGAGAACGGCGCCTCGGAGCGCTTGGTCGAGCGCCTGGGATTTCGGCGCGAAGGCCTCATGCGCCAGCATAATATCTGCGCGGGCGAGCGCGCCGACCACGTGCTTTACGGCTTGCTGAAGCCGGAATTTCGGCCGACCGGCACGCGGCGAATTGACAGTTAAGCGCCCCGGCCAGGCGTGCTCAAATGGCTGTGCGCCCGCTGGCCGACCCACCGGACGCACCCCTACCAACGGCTAGTGTGATGATTCCGAAGTTCGCCTACGAACTTTGGAATCTGAATCACACTAGATTCAATTGATTAGTGGCCCGCTTATCCCCGAAATTCGCTGACGAATTTCAGGGGCGGGACACAAGGGAGCGACTATGCCCGAGGGAATCCACGGCACGCCGAATCCGGACGGCGAGCACATACTGCTCCAGCCGATCCCCCGCCCGCCCTTCGATTGCATCGCCTTGCTGCTGCAGGGGGGCGGCGCCTTGGGCGCCTATCAGGGCGGAGTCTACGAGGCCCTGGCCGAGGCGGCGCTGGAGCCCGATTGGGTCGCCGGCATCTCGATCGGCGCCATCAACGCCGCCATCATCGCCGGCAACGCCCCGGAGCGGCGGCTGGAGCGGCTTCGCCAGTTCTGGCATCTGATCAACACCGACCGTTTCTGGTTCGCCGATAACGGGCTTGCTTCCGTCTTCCTCCAAGGCGATGCCGCCCGCCAGCAGCTGAGCCAGATGCATGCGGCGCTGGCGGTGTTCGATGGTGTCTCCGACTTCTTCGCGCCCCGGCTGCCGCCGCCTTGGCTGCAGCCCTCGGGGACGTTGGAGGCGACCAGCTTCTACGATTGCAAGCCGCTCAAGGCGACGTTGGAGCGCCTGGTCGATTTCGATCGCCTGAATGCCGGCCCGATGCGGCTCAGCATCGGCGCGGTCAACATCCGCAGCGGCAATTTCGTCTATTTCGACACCACCACCCATCGCATCGGCCCCGAGCATGTAATGGCGAGCGGCGCCCTGCCGCCGGGGTTTCCCCCGGTGGAGATCGAGGGCGAGTTCTATTGGGATGGCGGGCTGGTCTCGAACACGCCGTTGCAATGGATGATCGACTCCGGGCCGCGCCAGGACACGCTCGCCTTCCAGGTGGATCTGTGGAGCGCGCTGGGCGAGGTGCCGCGCAACCTGGCCGAGGTTTTCACCCGCGAGAAGGAGATCCGCTATTCCAGCCGCACCCGCGCCGTCACCGACTACGTGAAGAAGCTGCAGGCCGTGCGCTGCGCGCTCGCGGGCTTGCTCAAGGATCTGCCCGACGCGCACAAGGGGAGCCCGGAGGCGGCCCTCCTCGCAGAGTTCGCCGACAACAAGGTCACTAACATCGCGCATCTCATCTACCGGGCGCAGAACTACGAGGGCTACTCGAAGGATTTCGATTTCTCGCGCCTGGCGATGACCGAGCATTGGCGTGCCGGCTACTACGACACGGTGAGGACGCTCCGCCATCCCGAAGTGCTGCAGCGCCCCAAGGATATCCAAGGCGTGCGCACCTTCGATGTCGCCCATGACGGGCAGGGATGAGGGGGAGGAGGTGGCGAAAGCGGCCTTTCTGTCCCTCTCCCTTTGGGGGCTTTGCACATAATGACCATGAATAACCCAATTTCCTGTGCAGCACGCAATTCTGCACAAAAACCCTCTCTGGGTAACATCTAGCATGGGAGTGATTGATACCCCATTCCGTTGGCGGGCAAACTACAGTGCGAAAGGCTTTCTAGCTCGCATCATGGAGTTTCCGATGCCACGGATACCGAATGATTTTCTGGAACTGGTGTTCTTTCTATATCCGTCTAAGGAAGCAGCCAAGAAGGGGGAGGCATTTGGTGGAAGCGGCTTCTTTACAAGTATCCCATCAAATACCGACGCTAACCTGAGCCATGTCTATGCGGTGACCAACAGGCACCTGATCGAAGATGGTCATACGGTTATACGGATCAACACCAATGCCGGCGGACGGAGCTACGTTGAAACTCAGAAGGCAGATTGGAAATTCGACCAGGACGATGATCTGTGCGTGATACCAGTTGCCATCGATGAGCATCATACCTATCGAGCGCTTTCACGGAGCAGCTATCTCGACCAGACCACAATTGATTTGTGGAACATTGGTCCTGGTGATGACGTATTCATGATCGGACGCTTCATCAACCGAGATGGAGCACCACAAAATTCCCCATCTATCCGTTTCGGCAATATCTCAATCATGCACAAGGAAAAAGTGAAGCATCAGCGGCTTGGTCATTGGCAGGAGAATATCTCCGTTGAGATGAGGTCCATTGGCGGTTACAGCGGCTCACCCGTGTTTGTAACTGTTCCTCCGTTTTCGGTGCGACCCGATAAGAATGAGATCTCCCAGGAATCACGTATATGGCTTCTGGGTGTGGATTGGGGGCATGTACGAACGCGCGAGCCAGTGATGTTCAAGGGCAGTGAGACACATCATCCCGAAGGCTTGTATGTCGAATACAACACCGGCATGGCCAATGTGGTGCCTGCATGGCGATTGACGAAATTGCTTGATATACCGCAGTTCTCATTCGGTAGAGATCAATGGGACCAGGACGAGGCAGAGAGACGCAAATATCTTGCACCTGCTGACGTATGCGGCACCACACAATGAAGTTTGATCCTCGCTCACAAAAACACTCCAATCACCCGAAGCCTGGCAGAGGACGCGACCTGCCATGGGCTGGTTAAGCATCAGTGGGGATCTTTACGGCTTTGCTCCGATCAAGACGCGAAGCTTGGAATTCTCACCACCTGGTCCATTATACGAATTAGATGGCTGCTCACCGATTGGGTATGGTTCCCATGGCACTGCATCCAAACCAACTGTATGGAAAGCTGTTACAAGCGTGGATACGGCTGCTTGGATATTGGGAGATGCATCTGTCTCACAACGCACCAAAATTCCACCAAAAACTGCTCCGGCGCCAAATGGAGTTAGAATTCTCACAGTCGCACCGGCTGCTTTTAAGGCATTAGCAATTTCGTGGCTTAATGGTGCTGCATCAGGACTAAGCCCCTCATACACAACTAGGTCGATGCCAATTCCAGCTAAGGCGGTTAATTGGCTGGCCAATTGGTCTGTGCGTGCTGGCCCGAGAGATCGTGGTGCCAGTTTGATTTCTAGTTTAAGCCGCGCAAGACGCTCAGATTCGGCTTTTTCGTTTGCTTCGGCTGCATGCAACTCCGCTTGGGCAATAGCTGCCCGCGCCAGTTCCGCTTCCTTATTCAAAATGGCCGTTTGCAATACCGCGTGGCTCGCGTCGAGTTGTGCCGAGGCGAGATCGCGTTTCAAAAAATCTTCCTTTACGTTGCCCATCCAAACAACAAGGACCGTAACAACGGCAACAGTCGCAAGGCTAATGATGAGCGCAATATTTGCAACATCATATATCCAGATTGCCCAGGCTTCTGATGGCCACATTTTTATATCCCCATGGCTCCCACTCGGTTCGATTGTGGTCATTTTGTTGTCCAGCGGTTTTGTTTTTTGGAAATTGATTGTGAGAATGTGGGGGCGAAATAAAGGTGGTGGTTAGCGAGTGCTACCCCCATCAGCCCATTCTAGGCTGCTTTGGCCCTCGTCTCGAAATTCAGATCCAATCCGAATTCGTAGACGGTCTGGATGAGGCAGCAGATGTTATGGCAGAGGATCTTGCAGAGAACCTCATTGGCCATCGCTGTCTCTGTCTTGCTCCGAACGTCATCCCGGAACTTGCTCTTGATCATCATGACCGTGCTCTCGACATTCGAGCGCTGGTGATAGTGGGAAAGGAATTCAGACCGATTCAAATGGAAAAAATGGAATGCCTTCTCCCACAATCCACCAGCCTTGCCGGTGTGGTTGGATTTGAAAGGGATGTATGCGGTTGCTCCATGGGTAGCGATGGCCTTGTGGTTGTTGACGCTCCCATACGCTTTGTCAGCCATCACCTCACGGACATCGAAATTCTTCGCGGTCGTATCCAGCAAGCTAGGCAAGACCGGAGAGTCCTGGGCATCACGCTCATGGATCTCGATTGCCGTGACGATGTTGGTGTTGACGCCACACATCATGTGCGCCTTGACCCAGTCATGCTCGCGCTTGTCCCACTTCCGGTACTTCTTATCGAACCAGGGAACGAAGCGATTGGTGGTGAAGCCAGTCGAGTCCACGGCGAAGTTGGTTTCCAGAGCCTTCAACGGCAATGCGCTGGTCTGGATCAGGTTGAGGAGGATCGGCGTCAGATCGGGCTTCTCTAGATAGTTGAAAATCGAATTGAAGTGGGGGACCTTGGTCATGTATCCGCGCCCATAGGCATCGCGGAGATCGGACATGAAGCGCCGTCCAGATACGGTCGAGTAGACCTTGAATGTCGTGGCGAACACCATGTCGGCCAATGAGAGCCTGGGGCGTCCCATCTGCTGCTCCGGTTCCTCGATGCCCTGGCACAGATCGAACAAGAGGGATTGGAATTCGTGCTTCTCATTCGTCTGGGCAGCGTTGTAGGCAGCCCAATCCTGTGGATAGGTCTTTCTGGTCGCCTTGGTGACCGTGACCCTCTCTGTGATGGTCGTTGAACCATCGGCATGGGTCTCACGCTGGATCACGTATTGGACCGCGTAGATATGCTTGCACCTGAGTCCGGTCTCTTCATGGTCAGGGCATGTGCAATGGGGGTTCATCGGATCTGGGCAGACGGTATAGCGCCGGTTGCCTGATTGTGATGGGACCAGCCAGATCGATCCCTTCTGGGTGAGCTTGCACATGGCGGCAATTGCCATGCCCAGTTGCTCTCTCGGTTGTCCTTGCCAGTCGTGCATTTTGATCACCTTTCTGTATACCAATATTATATACTACAGAGAGATTGAATTGACAAGAACAATAGTATATAGTGTCCTTATATAATTTGGAGGGATGAGGTTCTCTGATGGGCGATCCTATTGAGCAAGTGATTGGAATGGTTATGCTTCCCGGCTGTAGGTGCCGGTGCGGGCATGAATGGCTATCCAGGGATAAGGGCGAGAAGCCTAGGGTATGCCCTAAGTGCAAGACGCCCAATTGGGACCGGCCGAAGCAGTTCAGCCGACCAGATCTGGTAGATAAATATGAGAAGGAAGGAAATTTATAAGATAATGAAGGATATAAAAATGAACTCTATTGAAGAAGAATCTCATATGTTATCAGATGAAGAGATTGAAAGTCTAGATCTTTCTAAGTTTACACTAGAATATCTTTCCCTTGGCATGCCAGGATGGCCCTCGGCTGATATATCTATTTCTTATCATTTACCGCCAACAGCCGATCCAAAATTGCTGTTATCCCGTTTGAAAAAACAGCAATTAGCTGGTTTGAAACCCGCGTTACCTCCTGTCGAATTGTTACATTCGGATCCTCGTGTTCCAGTACCCCAACAGCGGCGTCGCAAGAAGCACATCGCAAAATCTTAATTGGGAA
Coding sequences within:
- the purE gene encoding 5-(carboxyamino)imidazole ribonucleotide mutase yields the protein MAEAPIVGILMGSQSDWATLKHAAELLSQLGVAHERRIVSAHRTPKRLYAYAEGARARGLKVIVAGAGGAAHLPGMVAALTTLPVLGVPVESQALKGMDSLLSIVQMPAGVPVGTLAIGKAGAINAALLAASIIGLGDERIAAAVEAWRRQRTEEVAEAPRDDA
- a CDS encoding 5-(carboxyamino)imidazole ribonucleotide synthase, producing MLGGGQLGRMTALAAARLGYKLHVFSPEPDGPAAQVAHRSTVAAYDDEDALEAFARAVDVVTLEFENLPPAALELIQRIVPVHPSAQVLRVTQDRLEEKTFARRLGIETAPFAGVDSQGDLEKAVAMIAPPAILKTRRFGYDGKGQARLERREDAARAWRAIGEAPAILEGFVDFALELSVIVARGQDGAVRAYPAVENRHCHHILATTIAPAAIPAAAAKEAERIAVALAQGLDVVGLLAVEMFMTPDGRVLMNEMAPRPHNSGHWTIDACPTSQFEQLVRVAAGLPLGPVEPYTPALMTNLIGHDVDAWPRLVADPTARLHLYGKAEVRPGRKMGHVTRLKRQP
- the motA gene encoding flagellar motor stator protein MotA, giving the protein MLVIVGWVIVIISILAGYLGEGGHMAALAQPFELLIIGGSAIGTFIVANNVSIIKATVASVSAAFKGSKYKKEDYIELLSLMYAIFKLAKTKGMLAIESHVERPEESSLFQQFPNFAAQHHAVEFLCDYLRMMTLGTDNPNEMETLIDSEIDAHHSDALLPSSAVQTVADAAPALGIVAAVMGVVITMGSITEPPEVLGHLIGSALVGTFLGVLISYGFLGPLSGAMKNTTDADSRYFHCMKAGLIAHMQGYAPAVSVEFARKVLSEVVRPTFYEVEEAVAALPPV
- a CDS encoding c-type cytochrome, which translates into the protein MPADPPDLRKHPPTGGQKPGSGRRYAPRRRRVLVEVEAKHEAGSFLGRQAKFLMISVLFSVAIAAAWMAWDRYVAGKAKSADPLNPAQVSMGANLYREHCAFCHGVNREGQGLDAQRGRPAPALDQSGPSVRVTDRLLFEVIKYGGQPFAAPGAKSQMPGYEFTLTNGQIWAVLAFLKNRWPEDARAAQAAINAKAESD
- a CDS encoding COQ9 family protein — its product is MTDAASETLRDRLIEATLPHVPFDGWTLTALSRGAAALEISAAIAENAFPEGAADLVGHFVDLADRRMLEALASRNLALLKVRERIQTAIRLRLEAVAPHREAVKRAVGFLALPPYLGLAFKLLYRTVDAIWYAAGDTATDYNFYTKRALLAGVYAATLMYWLEDRSPGQADSWAFLERRLADVMKVPQTFGRIGRLFTELPDALRRVRRAAGRSR
- a CDS encoding peptide deformylase translates to MAILPIARMGSPVLRARAADVPDPTHPDIARLVQDMTETMYAVGGAGIAAPQVHVSQRVVLYTVPASRSTGAEEDQPQGLTAIVNPTIEPLGEETVLGWEGCLSVPGMRGVVPRFARVRYSGWLLTGERIERLASGWHARVVQHEFDHLDGILYPMRMTDMSLFGFTEELAQAAAAAGMAAPRPGVDFGVGAAKSGQTGGSPPPGPSPGQMAAED
- a CDS encoding 30S ribosomal protein S21; this encodes MQVLVRDNNVDQALRALKKKMQREGIFREMKLRRNYEKPSEKRARERAESVRRYRKLLRKRMEREGY
- a CDS encoding GNAT family N-acetyltransferase; this translates as MPGVVGGAGQIRLVAPEPRHAEAWMSWRNDPTTLRFMAGKVQSLERLVARLQAVKTDLADRGGRLYRWMAVVKDVPIGTVSLSDPDWTHGHAEIGYLVAPELRGRGVGSRMVSLAIERAFAGGLYRLIAIIHEENGASERLVERLGFRREGLMRQHNICAGERADHVLYGLLKPEFRPTGTRRIDS
- a CDS encoding DUF3734 domain-containing protein, which gives rise to MPEGIHGTPNPDGEHILLQPIPRPPFDCIALLLQGGGALGAYQGGVYEALAEAALEPDWVAGISIGAINAAIIAGNAPERRLERLRQFWHLINTDRFWFADNGLASVFLQGDAARQQLSQMHAALAVFDGVSDFFAPRLPPPWLQPSGTLEATSFYDCKPLKATLERLVDFDRLNAGPMRLSIGAVNIRSGNFVYFDTTTHRIGPEHVMASGALPPGFPPVEIEGEFYWDGGLVSNTPLQWMIDSGPRQDTLAFQVDLWSALGEVPRNLAEVFTREKEIRYSSRTRAVTDYVKKLQAVRCALAGLLKDLPDAHKGSPEAALLAEFADNKVTNIAHLIYRAQNYEGYSKDFDFSRLAMTEHWRAGYYDTVRTLRHPEVLQRPKDIQGVRTFDVAHDGQG
- a CDS encoding trypsin-like peptidase domain-containing protein, which codes for MGVIDTPFRWRANYSAKGFLARIMEFPMPRIPNDFLELVFFLYPSKEAAKKGEAFGGSGFFTSIPSNTDANLSHVYAVTNRHLIEDGHTVIRINTNAGGRSYVETQKADWKFDQDDDLCVIPVAIDEHHTYRALSRSSYLDQTTIDLWNIGPGDDVFMIGRFINRDGAPQNSPSIRFGNISIMHKEKVKHQRLGHWQENISVEMRSIGGYSGSPVFVTVPPFSVRPDKNEISQESRIWLLGVDWGHVRTREPVMFKGSETHHPEGLYVEYNTGMANVVPAWRLTKLLDIPQFSFGRDQWDQDEAERRKYLAPADVCGTTQ
- a CDS encoding transposase, with the protein product MHDWQGQPREQLGMAIAAMCKLTQKGSIWLVPSQSGNRRYTVCPDPMNPHCTCPDHEETGLRCKHIYAVQYVIQRETHADGSTTITERVTVTKATRKTYPQDWAAYNAAQTNEKHEFQSLLFDLCQGIEEPEQQMGRPRLSLADMVFATTFKVYSTVSGRRFMSDLRDAYGRGYMTKVPHFNSIFNYLEKPDLTPILLNLIQTSALPLKALETNFAVDSTGFTTNRFVPWFDKKYRKWDKREHDWVKAHMMCGVNTNIVTAIEIHERDAQDSPVLPSLLDTTAKNFDVREVMADKAYGSVNNHKAIATHGATAYIPFKSNHTGKAGGLWEKAFHFFHLNRSEFLSHYHQRSNVESTVMMIKSKFRDDVRSKTETAMANEVLCKILCHNICCLIQTVYEFGLDLNFETRAKAA